A single Rhopalosiphum padi isolate XX-2018 chromosome 4, ASM2088224v1, whole genome shotgun sequence DNA region contains:
- the LOC132930110 gene encoding ankyrin-3-like isoform X4 — protein sequence MPAAENGSLHPEKDMDLAPIINGMETLPKTKQADPATSYLRAARSGNLEKVLQLLESTGVDVNTANANGLNALHLAAKDGHVDIVKCLLQRGCSVNSVTKKGNSALHIASLAGQEEIVKVLVENNASINIQSHSGFTPLYMAAQENHCSIVELLLRNGANQLLVTEDGFSPLAVSMQQGHDKVVAILLENDTKGKVRLPALHIAAKKDDTKATSLLLQNDHNPDVTSKSGFTPLHIAAHYGNNNVASMLVQKGADVNFTAKHNITPLHVAAKWGKLNMVDLLIQLGANIEAKTRDGLTPLHCAARSGHDHVIERLLQTNTPRTLKTKNGLAPLHMAAQGDHVDAAKVLLTYKVPVDDVTVDYLTSLHVAAHCGHVKVAKTLLDHHADPDARALNGFTPLHIACKKNRIKVVELLLKHGASIEATTESGLTPLHVASFMGCMNIALVLVSHGAYPDASTVRGESPLHLAARANQSDLVRVLVRSGATVDSKARHGQTPLHVACRLGHTQIVTLLLQHGASVDTTTTDLYTPLHIAAKEGHDEVATALLESGSSLVLTTKKGFTPLHLAAKYGNITVASMLLEKGAPVNSQGRNGVTPLHVASHYNHQDTVFLLLDNGASPHMAAKNGYTPLHIAAKKNQLDVATTLLMNKSDANAESKAGFSPLHLSAQEGHEQMSELLLEHKSEINLQSKNGLTPLHLCAQEDKVNVASLLVDNNANINATTKTGFTPLHVASHYGQLNMVRFLLDKGAEVDVQTSSGYTALHQAAQQGHTVVITLLLQSKASPNIQNTQGQTPLNIAHRLGYISVVETLKVVSETTITTTTTSTIEEKYKVIAPESMQETFMSDSEDEGDEDPMLNDQHQYRYMTVDDMKSLGDDSLKIDVTRDEKTDLVNDSAIANEYVSNTHYVSPQYSPNPSGVSLLSDNIDICRSPVNIGLDRLERSLAMLGPRGNTTGMWRESFLVSFLVDARGGAMRGCRQSGVRVIIPPRKAPSPMRVTCRYLRRDKMVNPPPLMEGEALASRILELGPAGAKFLGPVIIEVPHFASLRGRERELVVLRSENGTTWKEHSLEANEEAVQEVLNDSFEGEELRQIEDLRTSRIERILTLDFPQYFAIVSRLRQEIHPVGPEGGVMSSTVVPQVQALFPANALTKRIKVGLQAQPIPVELVAKLFGNRVAVSPVVTIEPRRRKFHKAITLTIPLPQATTKGMINQYSGDAPTLRLLCSMSGGQSKAQWDDVTGGTPLTFVKDCVTFTTTLSARFWLIDCRNVSQVKNIATQLFIEANYVPFMAKFVVFAKRTDVMEARLRVFCMTDDKEEKTLENQEHFVEVAKSRDVEVLQNKNVFVEFAGNLLPIFKTGEQLELNFTAFRENRLPFTVRIRDLEDTNVARILFMREPKVNRGDPAQTPLCVLNVTIPEDIVNVTTKSESDLLSLDRSYNFYDNGFEQVDTIRRADIRLSDISNMLGDNWPSLAAELGILQSDISIIQSEYPGNTQRQAMVMLKLWLQTFGQQATGNSLEKALRTINREDIVNLCIHNIEIVTDDMEKAVAKVQLDQSGFDSLKEELGPSRDGSLGRKTSLSNHKKVKQVESNNISQPINVDEELISALNKQMVVDKIVDKPKILDDKYAAEVKEYDSKTSNGVSFKVNTPPPSPTEQSDKTDKSKAASNSYDSNVSEVVDENIL from the exons GCGGATCCTGCTACTTCATATTTAAGAGCTGCAAGATCAGGAAATTTAGAAAAAGTTTTACAATTACTTGAAAGTACTGGTGTTGACGTAAATACTGCAAATgct AATGGACTCAATGCACTCCATTTAGCTGCAAAAGATGGTCATGTAGatatagtaaaatgtttattacaaaGAGGATGTTCCGTAAATTCAGTAACCAAAAAAGGAAATTCTGCACTTCATATTGCATCATTAG ctgGCCAAGAAGAAATTGTTAAAGTGTTAGTAGAAAATAATGcatctataaatatacaatcgCATAGTGGTTTCACACCACTTTATATGGCTGCACAAGAAAATCATTGTAGCATTGTTGAATTACTTTTGCGAAATGGTGCTAATCAACTTTTAGTAACTGag gatggATTTTCACCATTAGCAGTATCTATGCAACAAGGCCATGATAAAGTTGTTgctatattattagaaaatgatACTAAAGGCAAAGTAAGATTACCTGCACTTCATATAGCGGCTAAGAAGGATGATACTAAGGCCACTAGCTTATTACTACAG AATGATCATAATCCTGATGTCACTTCTAAAAGTGGCTTTACTCCATTACACATAGCAGCACACTATGGTAATAACAATGTTGCTTCTATGCTGGTTCAAAAAGGGGCAGATGTAAATTTTACTGCTAAA cataatataacaCCATTACATGTAGCTGCTAAATGGGGAAAATTAAATATGGTTGATTTGCTAATACAATTGGGTGCTAATATTGAAGCTAAGACTCGAGATGGACTTACTCCTTTACATTGTGCAGCAAGGTCTGGACATGATCATGTTATTGAACGTTTATTACAAACTAACACTCCtagaacattaaaaacaaag aatggtTTAGCCCCTTTACACATGGCAGCTCAAGGCGATCATGTGGATGCGGCTAAAGTACTTTTAACTTACAAAGTCCCTGTGGATGATGTCACTGTTGATTATCTAACCAGTTTACATGTAGCAGCTCATTGTGGGCATGTAAAAGTGGCAAAAACACTGTTAGATCATCACGCTGATCCAGATGCTAGAGCATTAAATGGTTTTACGCCACTTCATATAGCTTGCAAAAAGAATAGAATTAAAGTCGTTGAACTTTTGCTAAAACATGGAGCATCTATTGAAGCAACAACAGaa tctgGCTTAACACCATTACATGTTGCCAGTTTTATGGGCTGTATGAATATTGCCCTTGTTTTAGTCAGTCATGGTGCTTACCCAGATGCTAGTACAGTTCGTGGAGAAAGTCCTTTGCATTTGGCTGCTAGAGCTAATCAGTCTGATCTTGTGAGAGTCTTGGTACGTTCTGGAGCAACAGTGGATTCTAAAGCAAGACATGGCCAAACACCACTTCATGTTGCATGTAGACTTGGCCATACTCAGATTGTTACATTACTCCTTCAACATGGTGCTTCAGTAGACACTACAACTACCGATTTGTACACACCTTTACATATAGCAGCTAAAGAAGGACATGATGAAGTGGCAACTGCTTTATTAGAAAGTGGAAGTTCTTTAGTGTTGACTACTAAAAAAGGGTTTACACCTCTTCATTTAGCTGCTAAATATGGGAACATTACAGTGGCTAGTATGCTTTTAGAAAAAGGGGCCCCAGTTAATTCTCAAGGCaga aaTGGCGTTACACCGTTACATGTGGCTAGTCACTATAACCACCAAGATACAGTATTCTTACTTCTTGATAATGGAGCATCGCCACACATGGCAGCTAAAAATGGTTACACACCGTTGCATATAGCTGCTAAGAAGAATCAG TTGGATGTTGCTACTACACTGTTGATGAACAAGTCAGATGCGAATGCTGAGTCTAAAGCTGGGTTTAGTCCGTTACACCTCAGTGCACAGGAAGGTCATGAGCAAATGTCTGAACTGTTATTGGAACACAAGTCTGAAATCAACCTACAGTCAAAG AATGGTTTGACACCTTTACATCTTTGTGCTCAAGAAGATAAAGTTAATGTTGCAAGTTTATTAGTTGATAATAATGCAAATATTAATGCAACAACTAAA ACTGGATTTACACCTTTACATGTAGCTAGTCATTACGGTCAACTCAACATGGTTAGATTTCTTTTAGATAAAGGTGCAGAGGTAGATGTTCAAACATCATCTGGTTATACAGCTCTTCACCAGGCTGCTCAACAAGGCCATACAGTTGTCATTACACTATTACTTCAGAGCAAAGCATCTCCAAATATTCAAAACACG CAAGGACAAACACCATTAAACATAGCTCACAGATTAGGATATATCAGTGTTGTAGAAACATTAAAAGTAGTTTCTGAAACAACTATAACCACTACAACCACTAGCACTATTGAAGAAAAATACAAGGTTATAGCTCCTGAATCAATGCAAGAAACATTTATGTCCGATTCTGAAGATGAAGGAG atGAAGATCCGATGTTGAATGATCAACACCAATATCGCTATATGACGGTGGATGATATGAAATCATTAGGAgatgattcattaaaaatagatgTTACAAGAGATGAAAAAACAGATTTAGTTAATGATTCAGCCA TTGCCAACGAGTATGTAAGTAATACACATTATGTTTCACCCCAGTATTCACCCAACCCCTCTGGAGTTTCTTTACTATCTGACAACATTGACATCTGCCGTTCGCCTGTAAATATTGG GTTGGATAGACTTGAAAGATCGTTGGCAATGCTCGGGCCTCGTGGAAATACTACTGGAATGTGGCGCGAAAG tttctTAGTTAGTTTTTTGGTGGATGCCCGCGGAGGAGCAATGCGAGGATGCAGACAATCCGGTGTTAGAGTGATTATTCCACCACGAAAGGCTCCAAGTCCTATGCGAGTTACATGTCGATATTTGCGGAGAGACAAAATGGTCAACCCACCACCCTTGATGGAAGGAGAAGCATTAGCCAGTAGAATACTCGAACTTGGTCCAGCTGGAGCCAAATTTTTGGg acCTGTTATCATTGAAGTACCTCATTTTGCGTCATTGCGAGGAAGAGAAAGAGAGCTAGTGGTATTAAGATCAGAAAATGGTACGACATGGAAGGAACATAGTTTGGAAGCTAACGAAGAAGCTGTGCAAGAAGTACTCAATGATAGCTTTGAAGGAGAAGAACTCAGACAGATTGAAGACCTTAGAACTAGTCGCATTGAACGAATATTGACATTAGATTTTCCTCAATATTTTGCTATTGTTTCAAGATTACGTCAAGAAATACATCCTGTTGGTCCGGAAGGTGGAGTTATGTCTTCTACCGTTGTACCACAGGTGCAAGCATTATTTCCAGCCAATGCATTAACAAAACGTATAAAAGTTGGCTTACAA gCTCAACCTATTCCTGTTGAATTGGTAGCGAAATTATTTGGCAACCGTGTCGCAGTGTCTCCTGTTGTAACCATCGAACCTCGCAGAAGAAAGTTTCATAAAGCTATTACTCTGACTATTCCTCTGCCACAAGCAACTACTAAAGGAATGATAAACCAATATTCAGGCGATGCTCCTACATTGCGATTGCTTTGCAGTATGTCAG GTGGTCAGTCTAAAGCCCAGTGGGATGATGTTACTGGAGGAACACCATTGACTTTTGTCAAGGACTGCGTAACTTTTACGACTACTTTATCTGCAAGGTTTTGGCTGATAGACTGTAGAAACGTTAGTCAAGTCAAAAACATTGCAACACAACTTTTTATTGAAGCTAATTATGTTCCATTCATggcaaa GTTTGTAGTGTTTGCTAAAAGAACAGATGTTATGGAAGCACGTCTTAGAGTATTTTGCATGACAGACGATAAAGAAGAAAAAACATTAGAAAATCAAGAGCACTTTGTTGAAGTAGCCAAAAGCAGAGATGTTGAAGTgctacaaaacaaaaatgtatttgtggAGTTTGCTggtaatttattacctatatttaaaactgGCGAACAACTAGAATTAAATTTCACTGCTTTCCGTGAAAATCGTCTACCATTTACTGTTCGCATACGGGACCTGGAGGATACTAATGTCGCACGAATTCTGTTTATGCGTGAGCCCAAAGTAAATCGAGGTGATCCCGCACAAACACCTTTATGTGTATTGAACGTGACCATTCCTGAAGATATTGTTAATGTAACAACCAAATCTGAATCAGATCTATTAAGCCTTGATCGaagttacaatttttatgataatggtTTTG AACAAGTTGATACAATACGTAGAGCTGATATTCGTTTGTCAGATATTTCAAACATGCTGGGTGATAATTGGCCGTCTTTAGCAGCTGAACTAGGGATTCTTCAATCAGACATCAGTATTATCCAATCAGAATACCCAGGTAACACCCAACGACAGGCTATGGTCATGCTTAAGTTGTGGTTACAAACATTTGGACAACAAGCAACTGGGAATTCGCTAGAAAAGGCATTGCGAACAATCAATCGTGAAGATATAGTGAATTTGTGTATACACAATATTGAGATTGTAACTGATGATATGGAAAAAGCAGTAGCAAAAGTACAATTAGATCAGTCTGGATTTGATTCTCTAAAAGAGGAATTAGGACCATCCAGAGATGGATCTCTTGGTCGAAAAACTTCTCTTTCTAATCATAag AAAGTCAAACAAGtagaatcaaataatattagtcAACCCATAAATGTTGATGAGGAGTTAATAAGTGCTCTAAACAAACAGATGGTAGTTGATAAGATTGTGGATAAACCCAAAATACTAG ATGATAAGTATGCTGCGGAAGTTAAAGAATATGATTCAAAGACATCTAATGGTGTATCATTCAAAGTAAACACACCTCCACCAAGCCCAACTGAGCAATCTGACAAAACTGATAAAA gcaAAGCTGCTTCAAATAGTTATGACAGTAATGTTTCTGAAGTAGTTGATGAGAACATTCTTTAA
- the LOC132930110 gene encoding ankyrin-3-like isoform X3, whose protein sequence is MPAAENGSLHPEKDMDLAPIINGMETLPKTKQADPATSYLRAARSGNLEKVLQLLESTGVDVNTANANGLNALHLAAKDGHVDIVKCLLQRGCSVNSVTKKGNSALHIASLAGQEEIVKVLVENNASINIQSHSGFTPLYMAAQENHCSIVELLLRNGANQLLVTEDGFSPLAVSMQQGHDKVVAILLENDTKGKVRLPALHIAAKKDDTKATSLLLQNDHNPDVTSKSGFTPLHIAAHYGNNNVASMLVQKGADVNFTAKHNITPLHVAAKWGKLNMVDLLIQLGANIEAKTRDGLTPLHCAARSGHDHVIERLLQTNTPRTLKTKNGLAPLHMAAQGDHVDAAKVLLTYKVPVDDVTVDYLTSLHVAAHCGHVKVAKTLLDHHADPDARALNGFTPLHIACKKNRIKVVELLLKHGASIEATTESGLTPLHVASFMGCMNIALVLVSHGAYPDASTVRGESPLHLAARANQSDLVRVLVRSGATVDSKARHGQTPLHVACRLGHTQIVTLLLQHGASVDTTTTDLYTPLHIAAKEGHDEVATALLESGSSLVLTTKKGFTPLHLAAKYGNITVASMLLEKGAPVNSQGRNGVTPLHVASHYNHQDTVFLLLDNGASPHMAAKNGYTPLHIAAKKNQLDVATTLLMNKSDANAESKAGFSPLHLSAQEGHEQMSELLLEHKSEINLQSKNGLTPLHLCAQEDKVNVASLLVDNNANINATTKTGFTPLHVASHYGQLNMVRFLLDKGAEVDVQTSSGYTALHQAAQQGHTVVITLLLQSKASPNIQNTQGQTPLNIAHRLGYISVVETLKVVSETTITTTTTSTIEEKYKVIAPESMQETFMSDSEDEGGGDDVLSVIMNDYGKPAHAQHIYLPYYQGRNVLHEDPMLNDQHQYRYMTVDDMKSLGDDSLKIDVTRDEKTDLVNDSAIANEYVSNTHYVSPQYSPNPSGVSLLSDNIDICRSPVNIGFLVSFLVDARGGAMRGCRQSGVRVIIPPRKAPSPMRVTCRYLRRDKMVNPPPLMEGEALASRILELGPAGAKFLGPVIIEVPHFASLRGRERELVVLRSENGTTWKEHSLEANEEAVQEVLNDSFEGEELRQIEDLRTSRIERILTLDFPQYFAIVSRLRQEIHPVGPEGGVMSSTVVPQVQALFPANALTKRIKVGLQAQPIPVELVAKLFGNRVAVSPVVTIEPRRRKFHKAITLTIPLPQATTKGMINQYSGDAPTLRLLCSMSGGQSKAQWDDVTGGTPLTFVKDCVTFTTTLSARFWLIDCRNVSQVKNIATQLFIEANYVPFMAKFVVFAKRTDVMEARLRVFCMTDDKEEKTLENQEHFVEVAKSRDVEVLQNKNVFVEFAGNLLPIFKTGEQLELNFTAFRENRLPFTVRIRDLEDTNVARILFMREPKVNRGDPAQTPLCVLNVTIPEDIVNVTTKSESDLLSLDRSYNFYDNGFEQVDTIRRADIRLSDISNMLGDNWPSLAAELGILQSDISIIQSEYPGNTQRQAMVMLKLWLQTFGQQATGNSLEKALRTINREDIVNLCIHNIEIVTDDMEKAVAKVQLDQSGFDSLKEELGPSRDGSLGRKTSLSNHKKVKQVESNNISQPINVDEELISALNKQMVVDKIVDKPKILDDKYAAEVKEYDSKTSNGVSFKVNTPPPSPTEQSDKTDKSKAASNSYDSNVSEVVDENIL, encoded by the exons GCGGATCCTGCTACTTCATATTTAAGAGCTGCAAGATCAGGAAATTTAGAAAAAGTTTTACAATTACTTGAAAGTACTGGTGTTGACGTAAATACTGCAAATgct AATGGACTCAATGCACTCCATTTAGCTGCAAAAGATGGTCATGTAGatatagtaaaatgtttattacaaaGAGGATGTTCCGTAAATTCAGTAACCAAAAAAGGAAATTCTGCACTTCATATTGCATCATTAG ctgGCCAAGAAGAAATTGTTAAAGTGTTAGTAGAAAATAATGcatctataaatatacaatcgCATAGTGGTTTCACACCACTTTATATGGCTGCACAAGAAAATCATTGTAGCATTGTTGAATTACTTTTGCGAAATGGTGCTAATCAACTTTTAGTAACTGag gatggATTTTCACCATTAGCAGTATCTATGCAACAAGGCCATGATAAAGTTGTTgctatattattagaaaatgatACTAAAGGCAAAGTAAGATTACCTGCACTTCATATAGCGGCTAAGAAGGATGATACTAAGGCCACTAGCTTATTACTACAG AATGATCATAATCCTGATGTCACTTCTAAAAGTGGCTTTACTCCATTACACATAGCAGCACACTATGGTAATAACAATGTTGCTTCTATGCTGGTTCAAAAAGGGGCAGATGTAAATTTTACTGCTAAA cataatataacaCCATTACATGTAGCTGCTAAATGGGGAAAATTAAATATGGTTGATTTGCTAATACAATTGGGTGCTAATATTGAAGCTAAGACTCGAGATGGACTTACTCCTTTACATTGTGCAGCAAGGTCTGGACATGATCATGTTATTGAACGTTTATTACAAACTAACACTCCtagaacattaaaaacaaag aatggtTTAGCCCCTTTACACATGGCAGCTCAAGGCGATCATGTGGATGCGGCTAAAGTACTTTTAACTTACAAAGTCCCTGTGGATGATGTCACTGTTGATTATCTAACCAGTTTACATGTAGCAGCTCATTGTGGGCATGTAAAAGTGGCAAAAACACTGTTAGATCATCACGCTGATCCAGATGCTAGAGCATTAAATGGTTTTACGCCACTTCATATAGCTTGCAAAAAGAATAGAATTAAAGTCGTTGAACTTTTGCTAAAACATGGAGCATCTATTGAAGCAACAACAGaa tctgGCTTAACACCATTACATGTTGCCAGTTTTATGGGCTGTATGAATATTGCCCTTGTTTTAGTCAGTCATGGTGCTTACCCAGATGCTAGTACAGTTCGTGGAGAAAGTCCTTTGCATTTGGCTGCTAGAGCTAATCAGTCTGATCTTGTGAGAGTCTTGGTACGTTCTGGAGCAACAGTGGATTCTAAAGCAAGACATGGCCAAACACCACTTCATGTTGCATGTAGACTTGGCCATACTCAGATTGTTACATTACTCCTTCAACATGGTGCTTCAGTAGACACTACAACTACCGATTTGTACACACCTTTACATATAGCAGCTAAAGAAGGACATGATGAAGTGGCAACTGCTTTATTAGAAAGTGGAAGTTCTTTAGTGTTGACTACTAAAAAAGGGTTTACACCTCTTCATTTAGCTGCTAAATATGGGAACATTACAGTGGCTAGTATGCTTTTAGAAAAAGGGGCCCCAGTTAATTCTCAAGGCaga aaTGGCGTTACACCGTTACATGTGGCTAGTCACTATAACCACCAAGATACAGTATTCTTACTTCTTGATAATGGAGCATCGCCACACATGGCAGCTAAAAATGGTTACACACCGTTGCATATAGCTGCTAAGAAGAATCAG TTGGATGTTGCTACTACACTGTTGATGAACAAGTCAGATGCGAATGCTGAGTCTAAAGCTGGGTTTAGTCCGTTACACCTCAGTGCACAGGAAGGTCATGAGCAAATGTCTGAACTGTTATTGGAACACAAGTCTGAAATCAACCTACAGTCAAAG AATGGTTTGACACCTTTACATCTTTGTGCTCAAGAAGATAAAGTTAATGTTGCAAGTTTATTAGTTGATAATAATGCAAATATTAATGCAACAACTAAA ACTGGATTTACACCTTTACATGTAGCTAGTCATTACGGTCAACTCAACATGGTTAGATTTCTTTTAGATAAAGGTGCAGAGGTAGATGTTCAAACATCATCTGGTTATACAGCTCTTCACCAGGCTGCTCAACAAGGCCATACAGTTGTCATTACACTATTACTTCAGAGCAAAGCATCTCCAAATATTCAAAACACG CAAGGACAAACACCATTAAACATAGCTCACAGATTAGGATATATCAGTGTTGTAGAAACATTAAAAGTAGTTTCTGAAACAACTATAACCACTACAACCACTAGCACTATTGAAGAAAAATACAAGGTTATAGCTCCTGAATCAATGCAAGAAACATTTATGTCCGATTCTGAAGATGAAGGAG GTGGTGATGATGTCTTGTCGGTGATCATGAACGATTACGGCAAGCCGGCACATGCGCAACATATTTATCTTCCATACTATCAAGGTCGAAACGTACTAC atGAAGATCCGATGTTGAATGATCAACACCAATATCGCTATATGACGGTGGATGATATGAAATCATTAGGAgatgattcattaaaaatagatgTTACAAGAGATGAAAAAACAGATTTAGTTAATGATTCAGCCA TTGCCAACGAGTATGTAAGTAATACACATTATGTTTCACCCCAGTATTCACCCAACCCCTCTGGAGTTTCTTTACTATCTGACAACATTGACATCTGCCGTTCGCCTGTAAATATTGG tttctTAGTTAGTTTTTTGGTGGATGCCCGCGGAGGAGCAATGCGAGGATGCAGACAATCCGGTGTTAGAGTGATTATTCCACCACGAAAGGCTCCAAGTCCTATGCGAGTTACATGTCGATATTTGCGGAGAGACAAAATGGTCAACCCACCACCCTTGATGGAAGGAGAAGCATTAGCCAGTAGAATACTCGAACTTGGTCCAGCTGGAGCCAAATTTTTGGg acCTGTTATCATTGAAGTACCTCATTTTGCGTCATTGCGAGGAAGAGAAAGAGAGCTAGTGGTATTAAGATCAGAAAATGGTACGACATGGAAGGAACATAGTTTGGAAGCTAACGAAGAAGCTGTGCAAGAAGTACTCAATGATAGCTTTGAAGGAGAAGAACTCAGACAGATTGAAGACCTTAGAACTAGTCGCATTGAACGAATATTGACATTAGATTTTCCTCAATATTTTGCTATTGTTTCAAGATTACGTCAAGAAATACATCCTGTTGGTCCGGAAGGTGGAGTTATGTCTTCTACCGTTGTACCACAGGTGCAAGCATTATTTCCAGCCAATGCATTAACAAAACGTATAAAAGTTGGCTTACAA gCTCAACCTATTCCTGTTGAATTGGTAGCGAAATTATTTGGCAACCGTGTCGCAGTGTCTCCTGTTGTAACCATCGAACCTCGCAGAAGAAAGTTTCATAAAGCTATTACTCTGACTATTCCTCTGCCACAAGCAACTACTAAAGGAATGATAAACCAATATTCAGGCGATGCTCCTACATTGCGATTGCTTTGCAGTATGTCAG GTGGTCAGTCTAAAGCCCAGTGGGATGATGTTACTGGAGGAACACCATTGACTTTTGTCAAGGACTGCGTAACTTTTACGACTACTTTATCTGCAAGGTTTTGGCTGATAGACTGTAGAAACGTTAGTCAAGTCAAAAACATTGCAACACAACTTTTTATTGAAGCTAATTATGTTCCATTCATggcaaa GTTTGTAGTGTTTGCTAAAAGAACAGATGTTATGGAAGCACGTCTTAGAGTATTTTGCATGACAGACGATAAAGAAGAAAAAACATTAGAAAATCAAGAGCACTTTGTTGAAGTAGCCAAAAGCAGAGATGTTGAAGTgctacaaaacaaaaatgtatttgtggAGTTTGCTggtaatttattacctatatttaaaactgGCGAACAACTAGAATTAAATTTCACTGCTTTCCGTGAAAATCGTCTACCATTTACTGTTCGCATACGGGACCTGGAGGATACTAATGTCGCACGAATTCTGTTTATGCGTGAGCCCAAAGTAAATCGAGGTGATCCCGCACAAACACCTTTATGTGTATTGAACGTGACCATTCCTGAAGATATTGTTAATGTAACAACCAAATCTGAATCAGATCTATTAAGCCTTGATCGaagttacaatttttatgataatggtTTTG AACAAGTTGATACAATACGTAGAGCTGATATTCGTTTGTCAGATATTTCAAACATGCTGGGTGATAATTGGCCGTCTTTAGCAGCTGAACTAGGGATTCTTCAATCAGACATCAGTATTATCCAATCAGAATACCCAGGTAACACCCAACGACAGGCTATGGTCATGCTTAAGTTGTGGTTACAAACATTTGGACAACAAGCAACTGGGAATTCGCTAGAAAAGGCATTGCGAACAATCAATCGTGAAGATATAGTGAATTTGTGTATACACAATATTGAGATTGTAACTGATGATATGGAAAAAGCAGTAGCAAAAGTACAATTAGATCAGTCTGGATTTGATTCTCTAAAAGAGGAATTAGGACCATCCAGAGATGGATCTCTTGGTCGAAAAACTTCTCTTTCTAATCATAag AAAGTCAAACAAGtagaatcaaataatattagtcAACCCATAAATGTTGATGAGGAGTTAATAAGTGCTCTAAACAAACAGATGGTAGTTGATAAGATTGTGGATAAACCCAAAATACTAG ATGATAAGTATGCTGCGGAAGTTAAAGAATATGATTCAAAGACATCTAATGGTGTATCATTCAAAGTAAACACACCTCCACCAAGCCCAACTGAGCAATCTGACAAAACTGATAAAA gcaAAGCTGCTTCAAATAGTTATGACAGTAATGTTTCTGAAGTAGTTGATGAGAACATTCTTTAA